The nucleotide sequence GGTGGGATCGCGACTGTTTGATTTTGAGGTGAACAGCGGGGCGGGGACAGTTCGGCTTTATTCTTTGCTGGATTATACGAAGTTTACTTTGTTTGTCTTTGGGGATGCGCAGCTGGAATTTGAGCTGCCGAGGTATGTTCAGCTTGTTGTCGTTGATGCTTCTGATTCTGTGTATGCGGGGCAGGCGGTATTGGTGAGACCGGATTCTTATATTGAATTCGTGGTCCCACTGGCGCGGGTTGGGGAACTTGTGGAATTGGTTTTTGGTTAAAGGTCTATTTCCAGTTCGTAGATGCCTCTTGCGGCGAGGACTTGTTGGGTGGAGTTTAGTTTTCTTACTTCGGTGAGTTCCCAGGAATAGTAGCCGGGTTCCCATCGGGTTGCGCAGGCGGCGGGGATGTCTTTTTCTTCGAAGGGGCGAACGGATTTGATTTTTACGATTGCGACTGGGATGCCGATGTCGGTTTCGCCTTCTTTGAAGAGGAAGTTTTTGTTTTCTACGATGAGCAGGTCACCGGTGAGGTCGGTAGGGGGAAGCCAGCGGCGGACTTCGATGGTTTTTTCGCCGTTGGCGATGCGGGTGCCGTTGGGGTGGACTATGGAGAGGGTTTTGTGTTTCATCATTCTGTTCCCGGTTTTGACTGGCTT is from Bdellovibrio bacteriovorus str. Tiberius and encodes:
- a CDS encoding ASCH domain-containing protein — its product is MMKHKTLSIVHPNGTRIANGEKTIEVRRWLPPTDLTGDLLIVENKNFLFKEGETDIGIPVAIVKIKSVRPFEEKDIPAACATRWEPGYYSWELTEVRKLNSTQQVLAARGIYELEIDL